Proteins encoded by one window of Misgurnus anguillicaudatus chromosome 4, ASM2758022v2, whole genome shotgun sequence:
- the lhpp gene encoding phospholysine phosphohistidine inorganic pyrophosphate phosphatase, with translation MRSGVRCMAAVSSMECVKGVKGVILDMCGVLYDSGEGGGRPIQGSVEAVKRLMDSGLILRFCTNETQNTREKFVQKLRRMGFDISVSDVFSPAPALMRILRERGLQPHLLVHDDLIPEFDGIEMNSPNCVVIGDAADRFSYENLNEAFRVLIGLKKPILFSLGQGRYYKETDGLKLDVGVFMKALEYACDVQAEVVGKPSPEFFQSVLRDMNLQPHEVVMVGDDLVNDVGGAQRCGIKGVQVRTGKYRPSDEDHPSVKADAYVDDLAAAVDAILTQKH, from the exons ATGCGCAGTGGTGTCAGGTGCATGGCGGCAGTCAGTAGTATGGAGTGTGTGAAAGGTGTTAAAGGAGTGATTTTAGACATGTGTGGAGTTCTGTATGACAGCGGAGAGGGTGGAGGGAGACCAATACAAGGTTCCGTAGAGGCAGTCAAGAG GTTAATGGACTCGGGTCTGATCTTGCGCTTCTGCACTAATGAGACTCAGAACACGCGAGAGAAGTTCGTGCAGAAACTGCGGAGAATGGGGTTTGACATCAGTGTGAGTGACGTGTTCTCACCTGCGCCTGCGCTCATGCGCAtcctgagagagagaggacTGCAGCCACACCTGCTGGTGCATGATG ATCTAATCCCAGAGTTTGATGGTATAGAGATGAATTCTCCAAACTGTGTTGTCATTGGAGACGCAGCAGACAGGTTTTCATATGAGAACTTGAACGAAGCTTTCCGTGTTCTGATTGGACTGAAGAAGCCGATTCTCTTCTCTCTGGGTCAAGG ACGCTACTACAAGGAGACTGATGGTTTAAAGTTGGATGTGGGGGTTTTCATGAAGGCACTGGAG TACGCCTGTGATGTTCAGGCAGAGGTCGTTGGAAAACCATCACCAGAATTCTTCCAGAGCGTTCTGAGAGACATGAATCTCCAACCGCATGAg gtTGTGATGGTTGGTGATGATCTGGTTAATGATGTGGGTGGAGCTCAGCGTTGTGGAATAAAAGGTGTTCAGGTCAGAACGGGTAAATACAG GCCGAGTGATGAAGATCATCCCAGCGTGAAAGCAGATGCGTATGTGGACGACCTTGCTGCTGCTGTGGACGCGATACTGACACAAAAACACTGA